One window of Trifolium pratense cultivar HEN17-A07 linkage group LG5, ARS_RC_1.1, whole genome shotgun sequence genomic DNA carries:
- the LOC123885395 gene encoding transcription factor IIIB 60 kDa subunit-like isoform X2 encodes MVDEAVAFYTIGLEQKFTKGRKSEHVQAACLYIAFRDKQKPYLLIEFSNCLRTNVYALGAVFLQLCKLLRLQNHPIVQKLVDPSLFISKFTNNLLKQRNIAVSNTALNIIVRMKRDWMQTGRKPGGICGAALYMAALAHGFTCSKSDILRIVHVCEATLTKRLVEFEDTESSSLTIDELNAMAKDNESTLIKIPNGELDKKDLLCQHKEDDEVPPHFALGLCETCYKDFVKLSGGLDCGHDPPAFQHAERERTVKSQSEENANQSADFAMDSNGAYEGQIESHASEPERIGRDEEYVATKDGEHGKSHIEDDMNAKTQDESESLSDIEDKEVDGYLYSEEEKQYKKKIWEFNNREYLEEQAIKEAAAAAERRKLEEELKNCSPETLEARKLKSSVAADVAKSKKEARQKRAQEAKNLGPAQSAVEATSRMLKTKRLSSKVNSDVLEKLFDKPEVQENHKKARFDSPSDNDDNLESKSKHKVKEDDMEPAEEFVDDVDMVGEYGDILYPENGEYETYEEGGGYRGYDEYDGYDGF; translated from the exons ATGGTTGACGAAGCTGTGGCCTTTTATACA ATAGGACTAGAGCAAAAGTTTACCAAGGGACGAAAATCAGAACATGTACAAGCTGCTTGTCTCTATATTGCATTCCG GGATAAACAAAAGCCATACCTTCttattgaattttcaaattGTTTAAGGACAAATGT TTATGCGCTTGGCGCAGTTTTTTTGCAGCTTTGTAAATTGTTAAGGCTTCAAAATCACCCGATTGTTCAAAAGCTTGTTGATCCCTCTCTTTTTATTTCCAAATTTACGAATA ATTTGTTAAAGCAGAGGAATATAGCTGTCTCAAACACTGCACTTAATATTATTGTCAGAATGAAACGTGACTGGATGCAG ACAGGGAGGAAGCCTGGCGGAATATGCGGTGCAGCACTATACATGGCTGCTCTTGCACATGGTTTTACATGCTCTAAATCAGATATT CTAAGAATCGTCCATGTATGTGAAGCAACATTGACCAAGCGACTGGTAGAGTTTGAGGATACAGAATCTTCCAGCTTGACC ATTGATGAGTTGAATGCAATGGCAAAAGATAATGAAAGCACTCTAATTAAAATACCAAATGGTGAACTGGACAAAAAGGATCTACTGTGTCAACACAAAGAGGATGACGAAGTACCCCCCCACTTTGCACTTGGATTGTGTGAAACATGTTACAAGGAT TTTGTGAAACTCTCTGGTGGACTTGATTGTGGTCATGATCCTCCTGCATTCCAGCATGCTGAGAGGGAGAGAACGGTAAAGTCACAATCCGAGGAGAATGCTAATCAATCAGCTGAT TTTGCAATGGATTCAAATGGTGCATACGAGGGCCAAATAGAGTCACATGCCTCTGAGCCTGAAAGAATTG GGCGTGATGAAGAATATGTGGCCACAAAAGATGGTGAGCATGGTAAGTCACATATAGAAGATGATATGAACGCAAAAACTCAAGATGAATCAGAAAGTCTCTCTGATATTGAAGATAAGGAG GTTGATGGCTACCTTTACAGTGAGGAGGAAAAAcaatataagaagaaaatatGGGAATTTAATAATCGAGAGTATCTTGAG GAACAAGCTATTAAGGAAGCAGCTGCAGCAGCTGAAAGGAGAAAATTAGAGGAGGAGTTAAAAAATTGTTCTCCTGAAACTCTTGAAGCACGAAAACTTAAATCATCTGTTGCTGCAGATGTGGCAAAATCCAAAAAG GAGGCGAGGCAGAAACGAGCTCAAGAGGCAAAAAATTTAGGTCCTGCTCAATCTGCTGTAGAGGCAACTAGTCGAATGTTGAAAACAAAG AGGCTCAGCTCCAAAGTCAATTCTGATGTCTTGGAGAAATTATTTGATAAACCT GAAGTTCAAGAGAATCATAAGAAAGCACGGTTTGATTCACCCTCAGACAATGATGATAATTTGGAATCGAAGTCAAAGCACAAAGTAAAGGAGGATGACATGGAACCAGCCGAGGAATTCGTTGATGATGTTGATATGGTTGGAGAATATGGTGACATTTTGTATCCAGAAAATGGAGAATATGAGACATATGAGGAAGGTGGTGGTTACCGTGGATATGATGAATATGATGGATATGATGGTTTTTAG
- the LOC123885395 gene encoding transcription factor IIIB 90 kDa subunit-like isoform X1, translated as MVYCDHCCRCVDGMRVDDGHLCCEDCGKLLEDYYFSSEPTFVKNSAGQSKLSGNLVRGVHNDISESRARTIERAKDYISNLSRTLGVDDASMVDEAVAFYTIGLEQKFTKGRKSEHVQAACLYIAFRDKQKPYLLIEFSNCLRTNVYALGAVFLQLCKLLRLQNHPIVQKLVDPSLFISKFTNNLLKQRNIAVSNTALNIIVRMKRDWMQTGRKPGGICGAALYMAALAHGFTCSKSDILRIVHVCEATLTKRLVEFEDTESSSLTIDELNAMAKDNESTLIKIPNGELDKKDLLCQHKEDDEVPPHFALGLCETCYKDFVKLSGGLDCGHDPPAFQHAERERTVKSQSEENANQSADFAMDSNGAYEGQIESHASEPERIGRDEEYVATKDGEHGKSHIEDDMNAKTQDESESLSDIEDKEVDGYLYSEEEKQYKKKIWEFNNREYLEEQAIKEAAAAAERRKLEEELKNCSPETLEARKLKSSVAADVAKSKKEARQKRAQEAKNLGPAQSAVEATSRMLKTKRLSSKVNSDVLEKLFDKPEVQENHKKARFDSPSDNDDNLESKSKHKVKEDDMEPAEEFVDDVDMVGEYGDILYPENGEYETYEEGGGYRGYDEYDGYDGF; from the exons ATGGTGTATTGTGATCACTGTTGTAGATGCGTCGATGGAATGCGAGTTGATGATGGACATTT ATGTTGTGAGGATTGTGGGAAGCTGTTGgaagattattatttttctagTGAAccaacttttgtgaaaaattctGCTGGACAG AGCAAATTATCTGGCAATTTGGTAAGGGGTGTTCACAATGACATCTCTGAATCACGTGCAAGGACTATAGAAAGAG CTAAAGATTATATCAGTAATCTAAGTCGCACCCTTGGAGTGGATGATGCAAGTATGGTTGACGAAGCTGTGGCCTTTTATACA ATAGGACTAGAGCAAAAGTTTACCAAGGGACGAAAATCAGAACATGTACAAGCTGCTTGTCTCTATATTGCATTCCG GGATAAACAAAAGCCATACCTTCttattgaattttcaaattGTTTAAGGACAAATGT TTATGCGCTTGGCGCAGTTTTTTTGCAGCTTTGTAAATTGTTAAGGCTTCAAAATCACCCGATTGTTCAAAAGCTTGTTGATCCCTCTCTTTTTATTTCCAAATTTACGAATA ATTTGTTAAAGCAGAGGAATATAGCTGTCTCAAACACTGCACTTAATATTATTGTCAGAATGAAACGTGACTGGATGCAG ACAGGGAGGAAGCCTGGCGGAATATGCGGTGCAGCACTATACATGGCTGCTCTTGCACATGGTTTTACATGCTCTAAATCAGATATT CTAAGAATCGTCCATGTATGTGAAGCAACATTGACCAAGCGACTGGTAGAGTTTGAGGATACAGAATCTTCCAGCTTGACC ATTGATGAGTTGAATGCAATGGCAAAAGATAATGAAAGCACTCTAATTAAAATACCAAATGGTGAACTGGACAAAAAGGATCTACTGTGTCAACACAAAGAGGATGACGAAGTACCCCCCCACTTTGCACTTGGATTGTGTGAAACATGTTACAAGGAT TTTGTGAAACTCTCTGGTGGACTTGATTGTGGTCATGATCCTCCTGCATTCCAGCATGCTGAGAGGGAGAGAACGGTAAAGTCACAATCCGAGGAGAATGCTAATCAATCAGCTGAT TTTGCAATGGATTCAAATGGTGCATACGAGGGCCAAATAGAGTCACATGCCTCTGAGCCTGAAAGAATTG GGCGTGATGAAGAATATGTGGCCACAAAAGATGGTGAGCATGGTAAGTCACATATAGAAGATGATATGAACGCAAAAACTCAAGATGAATCAGAAAGTCTCTCTGATATTGAAGATAAGGAG GTTGATGGCTACCTTTACAGTGAGGAGGAAAAAcaatataagaagaaaatatGGGAATTTAATAATCGAGAGTATCTTGAG GAACAAGCTATTAAGGAAGCAGCTGCAGCAGCTGAAAGGAGAAAATTAGAGGAGGAGTTAAAAAATTGTTCTCCTGAAACTCTTGAAGCACGAAAACTTAAATCATCTGTTGCTGCAGATGTGGCAAAATCCAAAAAG GAGGCGAGGCAGAAACGAGCTCAAGAGGCAAAAAATTTAGGTCCTGCTCAATCTGCTGTAGAGGCAACTAGTCGAATGTTGAAAACAAAG AGGCTCAGCTCCAAAGTCAATTCTGATGTCTTGGAGAAATTATTTGATAAACCT GAAGTTCAAGAGAATCATAAGAAAGCACGGTTTGATTCACCCTCAGACAATGATGATAATTTGGAATCGAAGTCAAAGCACAAAGTAAAGGAGGATGACATGGAACCAGCCGAGGAATTCGTTGATGATGTTGATATGGTTGGAGAATATGGTGACATTTTGTATCCAGAAAATGGAGAATATGAGACATATGAGGAAGGTGGTGGTTACCGTGGATATGATGAATATGATGGATATGATGGTTTTTAG
- the LOC123887329 gene encoding uncharacterized protein LOC123887329 encodes MNPDEENFDDDNVDDDIDDIPPAPGVGRGRAPRRRRLPRRVVRNRWLEGMPKSRTVDGVEEEYDSYDDDDDHEDEEIADIALLAPQNELLVDRHGRPIIMPYTATDLQPQNPANKAINNALKSKFQAPYLNWTEVRADERGYQQFWNGFRSQVTWLNHHTAAIERIFNKKATKRLSTLLFEARKKIKKDPSKPPLWLAGNSYPMLCRRWEEEEYIAKCIKNKANRNTDEANRACVHSGGSKSAGTLRLEFIQQFGRPPTFMEMNDMMHRYADSGQWTGARAQEVSRLTQIWVEEYNASQLRLPPHRRDNEDVRRNKMSLAFVKNAGGPTRGRKFAAGCTSSLYASDPTGLRDVTYTSSSSSSTGRSRPTQREETDDEYEARMRATYREEFRDEFEASFDDRVDLRVQHILQEFFAQQRAPAGGGGVGSSSQASARQNQNAGEQEYRPDLSSMVNLNQLPEYREGDPVLSMSIEDMSQMLNEPVHLQFFDPTGQTSGSSSDGSGRNNQQTAFTEYQRSLNPQQDFIIPHPNQPQGNFFPNQAPINFVHRPVARPPSRTSLPGVVIHEGGRGRGRGRSRQPTDTGKGKRPLYQPPDQR; translated from the exons atgaatccagatgaagaaaattttgatgatgacaatgtCGATGATGACATTGATGATATTCCACCAGCACCGGGTGTCGGACGCGGACGCGCTCCACGTAGACGTAGATTACCCCGCCGCGTTGTTCGGAATCGATGGTTGGAGGGTATGCCCAAGTCTCGAACCGTAGATGGTGTGGAAGAGGAGTACGACTCCTACGACGACGATGATGACCACGAGGACGAGGAAATTGCCGATATTGCACTTCTAGCTCCTCAAAATGAATTGTTGGTTGACCGGCATGGTAGACCCATCATCATGCCATATACCGCCACAga TTTGCAACCCCAAAATCCGGCGAATAAGGCAATCAATAATGCATTGAAATCCAAATTCCAGGCTCCATATCTCAACTGGACGGAGGTTAGGGCAGATGAGCGTggatatcaacaattttggaatggcttcagg TCGCAAGTAACTTGGCTGAATCACCACACAGCGGCTATTGAGcgtatattcaacaaaaaagccaccaagcgtctgtcgaccttactttttgaagcgcggaaaaagattaaaaaggatCCTTCAAAACCACCACTTTGGCTCGCTGGCAATTCATACCCTATGCTGTGCCGCAGATGGGAAGAGGAAGAGTATATTGCAAAGTGTATAAAGAACAAAGCCAACAGAAATACTGATGAAGCCAATCGTGCGTGCGTACACTCTGGAGGGTCTAAATCTGCCGGAACGCTTCGTCTTGAGTTCATCCAACAATTTGGTCGTCCACCCACCTTTATGGAGATGAATGACATGATGCACCGGTATGCAGATTCCGGTCAGTGGACGGGGGCAAGGGCGCAAGAAGTGTCG agGTTGACGCAAATTTGGGTTGAAGAATATAATGCAAGCCAACTACGACTACCACCTCATAGGCGAGATAATGAGGATGTTCGTCGAAACAAGATGTCGTTGGCTTTTGTTAAGAATGCTGGTGGTCCGACTCGAGGTCGCAAATTCGCTGCTGGGTGTACATCTTCTCTATATGCAAGTGACCCAACTGGTTTGAGAGATGTCACTtacacatcttcatcttcatcgagTACAGGACGCTCTCGTCCAACTCAAAGAGAGGAAACCGATGATGAGTATGAAGCGCGAATGAGGGCCACGTATAGAGAAGAATTCCGCGATGAGTTCGAAGCATCATTTGATGACCGGGTGGACCTACGGGTCCAACATATATTGCAGGAATTCTTTGCGCAGCAGAGGGCGCcggcggggggggggggggttggatcatcatctcaggcttcggcacgacaaaatcaaaatgccggTGAACAAGAATATCGACCGGATTTGAGTAGCATGGTTAATTTGAATCAGCTGCCGGAGTACCGAGAGGGTGATCCAGTACTGAGTATGAGCATAGAGGATATGAGTCAGATGCTTAATGAACCAgttcatttacaattttttgatcctactgggcaaacaagtggaagcagtagtgacggaagcggtagaaataatcaacaaactgcTTTCACCGAATACCAGAGATCATTAAATCCACAACAAGACTTCATAATCCCACATCCAAATCAACCCCAAGGCAACTTCTTCCCAAATCAAGCCCCAATTAACTTCGTTCATAGGCCTGTGGCACGACCTCCTTCGCGAACGTCACTCCCCGGAGTCGTAATACACGAGGGAGGTAGAGGCCGAGGCCGAGGAAGGTCGCGTCAGCCAACAGACACTGGCAAGGGGAAGCGACCACTATATCAGCCGCCTGACCAACGttga